The genomic window ACAAGATCGCCGCCACCTTGGAGGCCGATCTCGCGCCGCATGATTCGCCCGCCCGATGACTGCGTGGGCACGGTTCGTCATCGCCCGCCCGCGCACGGTACTTGCCGTCGTTGTCGGCGTCATGCTGTTGTTCGGGTTGCTCGGGGTGAACACCGCCGACAAGGTCAGCGCCGCCGGATTCACTGACCCGCACAGTGAATCGGCAGCGGTCGACCAGCTGGTCCGCGAACACTTCGGCCCGCAAACCCCCGACGCGGTAGCGCTGTACACCGCGCCGGAAGGCCAGACCCTCGACGACATCGGTCCACGCGTTCAGGAGTCGCTGGCCCGGATCGATCCCGCGCTGTTGCAGCGTCCGATCGAAACCTATTGGAACAGTGTGCCGCCGCGTAAGCAGTTCCTGCGGTCGGCCGACAACCGGCAGGCACTTGCCGCGGTGTTCCTCGCGGGCGACGACAATCGGCGGGTCACCGCCTACCCGGATATCCAAGCGGCGCTGAAGGTTCCGGGCGTCGAGACGAAACTCTCCGGCTACAGTGCGCTGGCCACCCAGATCAACGGTCAGTCCCAGCACGATCTCGTGCGCGCCGAATCCCTCTCGCTGCCACTCACTTTGCTGATCCTGGTGCTGGTGTTCGGCGGCGTGGTCGCGGCGTCACTGCCGGTCGCGGTCGGCGTGCTCGCGGTGCTCGGCTCGATGGGCACCATTCGGCTCCTCACCGAGATCACCGAGGTGAGTACCTTCGCGGTGAATATCGCGTCACTGCTCGGGCTGGGCATGGCGATCGACTACGGCCTGTTCCTGGTGACCCGATTCCGTGAGGAACTCGCGGGTGGGCGCGGTGTCGAGTCCGCCATCGAACGCACCTGCGCCACCGCGGGCCGCACCGTCGCCTTCTCGGCGCTCTTGCTGATCTGCGCGTTCGCAGGCACTTTCGTCTTCCCGCAGGCCGTGTTGCGGTCGCTCGGTCTCGGCGCGATCGCCGCGGTCGCGCTCGCCGCCGGGCTCTCGCTCACCGTGCTACCCGCCATGTTGGCGCTGTTCGGCGCTCGAATCGGCAAGGCGGGCAGCACGGATCGGACCGAGCGATTCTGGAGCCGCGTGGTGGACGCGGTACTGCGCAGGCCGGGCACCGTCACCATCGTGGTCGGCGCGGCGCTTTTGCTACTTGCCGCGCCGCTCACCGGCGTCCGACTCGGCGACATCGACCATCGGGCGTTGCCCGCGGGCAACGAAATGCGCACCACGGTAGAGGAACTCACCGCGGGGTTCCCCGCGGCGAGCAGCGGTGTCACCGCTGTGCTGCGTGGCGTCGACGGACCACCACAGTCGGGGGCCGTCGACGCCGCGAGCACCGCCCTCGGCCGGGTCGACGGCGTCCGGCAGGTGCTCCAGGTGGGCCGTGCCGAGGACTTCGTCGTCTTCCACGCGTTCCTGGATGCCACCGACCGCAGTGAAAAGGCCACGGCGACCGTCGAAAACATCCGTGCCCTGACTCCCCCGGACGGCACGATGCTGCGGATCGGCGGCGACACCGCGGCCACCGTCGACAGCGTCCACTCCATCGTTCATGCCATGCCGTGGATGATCCTGGCCATGGTGACGGCGACCGTGCTGCTGCTCGCGGCGGCATTCCGGTCGATCGTGTTGCCGCTCAAGGCGGTCGCGATGGCGTTCCTCAGCCTCGCCGCCACCTTCGGCGTCCTCACCTGGATCTTCAACGACGGCCACCTCGCCGGCGCCCTCGGCATCAGCCCCGGCCCGCTCGCCGCGGGCATGCTCGTCCTGATCATCGCCGTCGTCTTCGGCCTGTCCACCGACTACGAGGTCTTCCTCCTCTCCCGGATGGTCGAGGCGCACAACGCGGGCGCCGACACCGCGACCGCCGTCCGCGTCGGCACGCTGAAGACCGCCCGCGTGATCACCGCCGCCGCGACCCTGCTCGTGATCGTCACCGGAGCCTTCACCCTCTCCCCCTTGACCCCCATGCGCTTTCTCGGCCTCGGCATGATCATCGCCCTGCTCATCGATGCCACCCTCGTCCGCATGCTCCTGGTCCCCGCCCTGGTCAAACTCATGGGCCCGGCCAACTGGTGGACCCCGGGCCCGCGCCGCCGCCTGATCCCCGCCACCGTCGAACACGTGGACCAGGCGGCCCGGATTTCCTAAATGTCCGCGAATGTCCTATTTGCGGAATAATTTTCATACCGATCGGTCGCCACGCCGCCGTGAAGATTGCAATAGCTCGGACCACTACCCAGGCTTAGCTCCCATGTCCGCCGCCTGCCCCTCCTGCTCCTGGCCATCGCCGATGCTCGTCTCCTCGCGCGGGGCGGTGCGCTATTTGCGCTGCGTGTGCGGAAGATTCCTGGTCTCACATGGCGGCGGAGTGCATCTGGTGGCCGGTCGGCGGGCCTGCGGCACAGCGGCGGTGGCCGAGCACCTGGAGCTGATTCCGCTTCCCGAAGGATGATTCGTACGGGGTAGCCGTACGGGTTCACAGGCCGTGGCGACGGTCGGCCGCCACCAATTCGGCGAGCCTGGCCTCGTTTTCGGACGAGAACGGGTTCCGGTATGCGGCGACTGCTCGGTCGATGTCCTCGGTGATCAGGTCGGCGTTGAGCTGGGCTGCCGCGAAAGCGCCTGCCGCCGCGGCGCTGCCGACCTGGGCGAACAGATCGGTGATATTGCCCGCGACCCAGACGCCGGGCACCTCGGTCCGGCCGGTCACCTCCGAGGGGATGTGTTGCCCCATCCCCGAGGGGTGTTCGACAGGCCGGAGTCCAAGCGCCGCAAGGAAACCGGCACGCGCCGCCATCCGCGCCACCACCGCCAGCGCCTGGCGGGCAACCACCCGGCCATCGCTCATCCGCAGACCTACGAGGCGGTCGTCGGCGACTTCCAGCGCCGCCACCTCGCCCTGCACCACGGTGATGCCGCGGGCAGCCAGCTGCTCCGCGTCCTCGCCGGTCGGTGCCGCCATGGTGTGTGTGAAGAGTGTGACGTCGGCGCTCCACTGCCGGAACAGCAACGCCTGGTGCACCGCCATCGGCCCGGTGGCCAGCACGCCGATGGCCTGGTCGCGAATCTCCCAGCCGTGGCAATACGGGCAGTGCACGACGTCGCGTCCCCATCGAGACCGCAATCCCGGTATCTCGGGTAGCTCGTCGACCAGCCCCGTGGTGACCAGCAATCGACGCGCGCGGACCGACCGGCCGTCGGCCAGCGTCACGGCGAATCCATCGCCCGCGCGAACTACCGTGTCGACCTCGCCGGAAACCACCTGGCCGCCATACCCGCGGACCTCTGCCCGTCCGCGTTCCAGTAGCTCGCCCGGCGGGATCCCGTCCCGGGCGAGCAGTCCGTGCACGCCGTCGGCCGGGGCGTTGCGCGGTGCACCCGCGTCGATCACCAGCACCGACCGGCGAGCTCGGCCGAGCATCAGCGCCCCGTTCAATCCCGCGGCGCCACCGCCGACCACCACCACGTCATAGCCATCTTTCAGCTGTTCGGTCACGTTGACCACCTCCGCCACCACCATGCGGGTGGGCCGGTCGTATGTGCAAACTTTGTTGCCGATCTGGCAAGCTGTTCTCATGGACGACGACCTCGATCAAGCACTCGACGCGGTCGGGCCGCGCCTGCGCGCGCTGCGCCGACAACGCGAAACCACGCTGGCCGAACTGTCGGCGGCCACCGGAATCTCGGTGAGCACCCTGTCCCGCCTCGAGTCCGGCGGTCGCCGGCCGACCCTCGAGCAATTGCTCCCCCTCGCCAGAGCCCACGGCGTCACCCTCGACGAACTCGTCGACGCCCCACCCACCGGCGACCCGCGGATCCACCTGCGCCCCGTCACTCGGCACGGCATGACCCATGTGCCGCTGACCCGACGCGCCGGTGGCATCCAGGCGGTCAAGATGGTGATTCCAGCCACTCCCCGCCCGAAGGAGCCGACCCCGCAAACGCACGAGGGCTACGAGTGGGTCTATGTCCTCAACGGCAAACTGCGGCTCGTCCTCGGCGAGCGCGACCTCGTGCTCGCCCCCGGCGAAGCGGCCGAGTTCGACACCCGCGTACCGCACTGGTTCGGCGCCGCGGGCACCGACGGTGTCGAACTACTCTGCCTCTTCGGCAAACAGGGCGAACGCGCACACCTGCGCGCCCGCCCGAAATCGCGGCGCCAACCCGAAGAGCTCGACTGACCCTCGCCGAAAATCGGTCGAGCTCGACGCGGCGTCTCGGTAGGGTCGCTGTCGTGGAGTGATGACGATGCCGAGTGCGCCCGCCGAATAACGCTGCCCCCGTTGTGGTGCAGCGGCCAGCGGTGCTGCCCGTATCTTCCACCATCCGCTCCTACCCAGGAGAACCCATGACCGACAAGAACTTTCTCACCCATGTCGCCGACCAGTTGGCCGCTCTCCCCGGCGTTGACGCCGTCACCCTTGGCGGATCTCGCGCCGAGGGCACCCACACCCCGGACAGCGACTGGGATTTCGCCGTCTACTACCGCAAAGATTTCGACCCCGCCGACCTACGCGAAATCGGCTGGCCCGGGGAGGTTTCCGAACTCGGCGACTGGGGCGGTGGCGTCTTCAACGGCGGAGCCTGGCTCACCATCGACAACCGCC from Nocardia iowensis includes these protein-coding regions:
- a CDS encoding MMPL family transporter, with translation MTAWARFVIARPRTVLAVVVGVMLLFGLLGVNTADKVSAAGFTDPHSESAAVDQLVREHFGPQTPDAVALYTAPEGQTLDDIGPRVQESLARIDPALLQRPIETYWNSVPPRKQFLRSADNRQALAAVFLAGDDNRRVTAYPDIQAALKVPGVETKLSGYSALATQINGQSQHDLVRAESLSLPLTLLILVLVFGGVVAASLPVAVGVLAVLGSMGTIRLLTEITEVSTFAVNIASLLGLGMAIDYGLFLVTRFREELAGGRGVESAIERTCATAGRTVAFSALLLICAFAGTFVFPQAVLRSLGLGAIAAVALAAGLSLTVLPAMLALFGARIGKAGSTDRTERFWSRVVDAVLRRPGTVTIVVGAALLLLAAPLTGVRLGDIDHRALPAGNEMRTTVEELTAGFPAASSGVTAVLRGVDGPPQSGAVDAASTALGRVDGVRQVLQVGRAEDFVVFHAFLDATDRSEKATATVENIRALTPPDGTMLRIGGDTAATVDSVHSIVHAMPWMILAMVTATVLLLAAAFRSIVLPLKAVAMAFLSLAATFGVLTWIFNDGHLAGALGISPGPLAAGMLVLIIAVVFGLSTDYEVFLLSRMVEAHNAGADTATAVRVGTLKTARVITAAATLLVIVTGAFTLSPLTPMRFLGLGMIIALLIDATLVRMLLVPALVKLMGPANWWTPGPRRRLIPATVEHVDQAARIS
- a CDS encoding NAD(P)/FAD-dependent oxidoreductase, which translates into the protein MVVAEVVNVTEQLKDGYDVVVVGGGAAGLNGALMLGRARRSVLVIDAGAPRNAPADGVHGLLARDGIPPGELLERGRAEVRGYGGQVVSGEVDTVVRAGDGFAVTLADGRSVRARRLLVTTGLVDELPEIPGLRSRWGRDVVHCPYCHGWEIRDQAIGVLATGPMAVHQALLFRQWSADVTLFTHTMAAPTGEDAEQLAARGITVVQGEVAALEVADDRLVGLRMSDGRVVARQALAVVARMAARAGFLAALGLRPVEHPSGMGQHIPSEVTGRTEVPGVWVAGNITDLFAQVGSAAAAGAFAAAQLNADLITEDIDRAVAAYRNPFSSENEARLAELVAADRRHGL
- a CDS encoding helix-turn-helix domain-containing protein, coding for MDDDLDQALDAVGPRLRALRRQRETTLAELSAATGISVSTLSRLESGGRRPTLEQLLPLARAHGVTLDELVDAPPTGDPRIHLRPVTRHGMTHVPLTRRAGGIQAVKMVIPATPRPKEPTPQTHEGYEWVYVLNGKLRLVLGERDLVLAPGEAAEFDTRVPHWFGAAGTDGVELLCLFGKQGERAHLRARPKSRRQPEELD